From Penaeus vannamei isolate JL-2024 chromosome 40, ASM4276789v1, whole genome shotgun sequence, the proteins below share one genomic window:
- the LOC113801819 gene encoding uncharacterized protein, with protein MNSIKAVIVCCLLVAVSAGVDRRGGGRGSNRFLPGGFGGVHGGGLLGGGIHGGGIHGGGIHGGGIHGGFHGGSGIIGAGISNGPSECRYWCKTPEGQAYCCETVHEPETPVGTKPLDCPQVRPTCPRFHGPPTTCSNDYKCAGLDKCCFDRCLGEHVCKPPSFFNNHLPF; from the exons ATGAAT AGCATCAAAGCCGTGATTGTGTGCTGCCTCCTGGTGGCCGTCTCCGCCGGTGTAGACCGAAGGGGAGGTGGACGAGGATCCAACAGATTCCTTCCTGGAGGCTTCGGTGGCGTCCACGGAGGCGGTCTCCTCGGCGGCGGAATCCATGGTGGAGGAATCCATGGTGGGGGAATCCATGGTGGTGGAATTCATGGCGGATTCCACGGTGGAAGTGGTATCATCGGCGCTGGAATCTCCAATGGCCCAAGCGAGTGCAGGTATTGGTGCAAGACTCCGGAGGGTCAAGCCTACTGCTGCGAGACGGTGCACGAACCAGAGACACCTGTTGGCACCAAGCCACTCGACTGCCCACAAGTCCGTCCCACATGCCCACGTTTCCATGGGCCCCCCACAACCTGTTCCAACGACTACAAGTGTGCTGGCCTCGATAAGTGTTGCTTCGACAGGTGTTTGGGAGAACACGTGTGCAAGCCTCCCTCCTTTTTCAATAACCATCTCCCATTTTAA